One window from the genome of Amaranthus tricolor cultivar Red isolate AtriRed21 chromosome 9, ASM2621246v1, whole genome shotgun sequence encodes:
- the LOC130824010 gene encoding NAD(P)H-quinone oxidoreductase subunit J, chloroplastic-like, with protein sequence MQGRLSTWLVKHGLVYRFLGFDYQGIETLQIKTEDWHSIAVILYVYGYNYLRSQCAYDVAPGGLLASVYHRTRIEYGVDQPEEVCVKVFASRRNPRIPSVFWVWKSADFQERESYDMLGISYDNHSRMKRILMPESWIGWPLRKDYIVPNFYEIQDAY encoded by the coding sequence ATGCAGGGTCGTTTGTCTACTTGGCTTGTCAAACACGGGCTAGTTTATAGATTTTTGGGCTTCGATTACCAAGGAATAGAGACTTTACAAATAAAGACCGAAGATTGGCATTCCATTGCTgttattttatatgtatatggTTACAATTATTTACGTTCTCAATGTGCTTATGATGTAGCACCAGGCGGGTTGTTAGCTAGTGTGTATCATCGTACGAGAATAGAATACGGTGTGGATCAACCAGAAGAAGTATGCGTAAAAGTATTTGCTTCAAGGAGGAATCCTAGAATTCCGTCCGTTTTCTGGGTTTGGAAAAGCGCGGATTTTCAAGAACGGGAATCTTATGATATGTTGGGGATCTCCTATGATAATCATTCACGCATGAAACGTATTTTAATGCCTGAAAGTTGGATAGGATGGCCCCTACGTAAGGATTATATTGTCCCCAATTTTTATGAAATACAAGATGCTTATTGA